In Devosia chinhatensis, the following are encoded in one genomic region:
- a CDS encoding M81 family metallopeptidase, whose product MRLFTAALATETNTFSPIAIDKRAFEASLYARPGEHPATPTLCTAPITVGREVCAREGWTLIEGSASWADPAGLVARATYEDLRDEILEQLQAALPVDGVVLGLHGAMVAQGYDDPEGDLLTRIRAMVGPDVLVCAELDPHSHLTAKRAEAADFFVYFKEFPHTDFVDRARDLWSIAVRTLKGEIRPVMSVFDCRMIDVFPTSKQPMRGFVDRIMALEQSQPGLLSLSVVHGFMAGDVPEMGTKLVAVTDNQPALGSSLVETLGRELFAMRGTFMVRQVDEVAAVDAALAAPKGPVVIADVWDNPGGGTAGDATIILDELIRRGARNVAVGTIWDPIAVQICFAAGEGAEIMLRFGAKSAPYTGMPIDRRVRVQALKRDAEMKFGESLAPFGDAAWVTFDGIDVILNSTRAQSFDPSLFSVMGIEPTTRNILLIKSTNHFYDSFSRIASEIVYCSAGKPYPNQPAETDYRKARRDIWPMVENPWG is encoded by the coding sequence TTGCGCCTGTTCACCGCCGCCCTCGCCACCGAAACGAACACGTTCTCTCCCATCGCCATCGACAAGCGCGCCTTCGAGGCGTCGCTCTATGCGCGGCCGGGAGAGCATCCGGCGACGCCGACGCTGTGCACGGCGCCGATCACTGTGGGGCGCGAGGTCTGCGCCCGCGAGGGCTGGACGCTGATCGAGGGATCGGCGAGCTGGGCCGACCCGGCGGGGCTGGTGGCACGGGCAACCTATGAGGACCTGCGCGACGAAATCCTGGAGCAATTGCAGGCAGCGCTGCCGGTCGATGGCGTGGTGCTCGGATTGCATGGCGCCATGGTGGCGCAGGGCTATGACGATCCCGAGGGGGATCTTCTGACCCGTATCCGCGCCATGGTGGGGCCCGACGTCCTGGTCTGCGCCGAGCTCGATCCGCATAGTCACCTGACGGCAAAGCGCGCCGAGGCGGCCGATTTCTTCGTCTATTTCAAGGAATTCCCGCATACCGATTTCGTCGACCGGGCGCGCGATCTCTGGTCGATTGCCGTGCGCACGCTCAAGGGCGAGATCCGGCCGGTAATGAGCGTGTTCGATTGCCGCATGATCGACGTCTTTCCTACGTCCAAGCAGCCGATGCGCGGGTTTGTCGACAGGATCATGGCCCTCGAACAATCCCAGCCGGGGCTGCTTTCGCTCTCGGTGGTGCATGGCTTCATGGCTGGCGACGTGCCGGAAATGGGCACCAAGCTGGTTGCCGTGACGGACAACCAGCCAGCCCTTGGATCAAGCCTTGTCGAAACACTGGGGCGCGAACTCTTTGCCATGCGCGGCACGTTCATGGTGCGGCAGGTGGATGAGGTTGCGGCCGTGGACGCGGCGCTGGCCGCCCCGAAGGGACCGGTGGTGATCGCCGATGTCTGGGACAATCCCGGTGGGGGTACGGCAGGCGACGCAACGATCATCCTCGACGAGCTGATCCGCCGCGGCGCGCGCAATGTGGCGGTGGGCACGATCTGGGACCCGATTGCGGTGCAGATCTGTTTTGCGGCCGGGGAAGGCGCCGAGATCATGCTGCGGTTCGGCGCCAAGTCGGCGCCCTATACCGGCATGCCGATCGATCGGCGGGTGCGCGTACAGGCGCTCAAGCGCGATGCTGAAATGAAGTTCGGAGAGAGCCTCGCCCCGTTTGGTGACGCCGCCTGGGTGACGTTTGACGGCATCGACGTGATCCTCAATTCCACCCGCGCGCAGAGCTTTGATCCAAGCCTCTTTTCGGTCATGGGGATCGAGCCGACTACGCGGAACATCCTTCTGATCAAATCGACCAATCACTTCTACGATTCGTTTTCCCGGATCGCCTCCGAGATTGTCTATTGCTCGGCGGGCAAGCCCTATCCGAACCAGCCGGCCGAAACCGATTACCGCAAGGCCAGACGCGACATCTGGCCCATGGTGGAAAATCCCTGGGGGTGA
- a CDS encoding helix-turn-helix transcriptional regulator — translation MPPPPPITNTIRRLRFDHGEMTQQELADRIGMTRQTVAAIEQNKYSPSLEAAFRIAETFGVEIGEVFQWKAGTMQER, via the coding sequence ATGCCGCCGCCGCCCCCGATCACCAACACCATCCGTCGGCTGCGGTTCGACCATGGCGAGATGACCCAGCAGGAGCTGGCCGACCGCATCGGCATGACCCGCCAGACCGTCGCCGCGATCGAGCAGAACAAATATTCGCCGTCCCTCGAAGCCGCCTTCCGCATCGCCGAAACCTTCGGCGTCGAGATCGGAGAGGTCTTCCAGTGGAAGGCCGGCACCATGCAGGAACGCTGA
- a CDS encoding NAD(P)-dependent alcohol dehydrogenase, with protein MQAWFARHYGGPEVLRLAQAPIPAIKPDQILVRILATTVNSGDVRVRGCDFPAGTKLMGRLALGWNGPRQPILGTEYAGVVESIGAGVTRFQNGDAVYAFSGLIMRAHAQYAAIAENGPVALLPAGLDFHQASSLCFGGTTALHYLRQAGLKPGDDILVLGASGAVGLALVQLARHRGARVTASTSAANAELVLRHGADRVIDYRSTDIASLPDRFDIVADAVGAMTFIDAQNLLRPEGRYLAIAGALKEMLGSLSKGREGRRMIAGPAAERAEDVVELGRLAAAGHYRPHIDKVFDWSELPAAHAYVETGRKRGSVVVSVGE; from the coding sequence ATGCAAGCCTGGTTTGCCCGCCATTATGGCGGACCTGAAGTCCTGCGCCTCGCACAGGCGCCGATCCCGGCGATAAAGCCCGATCAGATCCTGGTCCGCATTCTCGCCACCACGGTCAATTCCGGCGATGTCAGGGTGCGGGGCTGCGATTTTCCTGCTGGCACCAAGCTCATGGGTCGTCTGGCTTTGGGCTGGAACGGCCCGCGCCAGCCCATATTGGGCACCGAATATGCCGGCGTGGTCGAAAGCATAGGGGCGGGCGTAACGCGTTTCCAGAACGGCGACGCCGTCTATGCCTTTTCCGGTCTCATTATGCGCGCCCACGCCCAATATGCCGCCATTGCGGAAAACGGTCCCGTCGCGTTACTGCCCGCCGGCCTCGATTTTCATCAGGCCTCCTCCCTCTGCTTCGGCGGCACCACCGCGCTGCATTATCTGCGTCAGGCAGGCCTGAAACCCGGCGACGACATCCTTGTGCTCGGGGCGTCGGGCGCAGTGGGCCTTGCTCTCGTCCAGCTGGCCAGACACAGGGGCGCGCGGGTCACTGCCTCCACCAGCGCCGCCAATGCCGAACTCGTCCTCCGCCATGGCGCCGACCGGGTCATCGATTATCGCTCGACCGACATCGCCAGCCTCCCTGATCGCTTCGACATCGTTGCCGATGCCGTCGGCGCGATGACCTTTATCGATGCGCAAAACCTGTTGCGGCCTGAGGGCCGTTACCTTGCCATTGCCGGGGCGCTCAAGGAAATGCTCGGCTCCCTAAGCAAGGGCAGGGAGGGCCGCCGCATGATTGCCGGTCCCGCCGCCGAGCGGGCCGAGGACGTCGTTGAACTGGGGCGCCTCGCCGCCGCAGGCCATTACCGGCCTCATATCGACAAGGTCTTCGACTGGTCGGAACTTCCCGCCGCCCACGCCTATGTTGAAACGGGCCGCAAGCGGGGCAGTGTCGTCGTCTCGGTCGGGGAATAG
- a CDS encoding SDR family oxidoreductase encodes MTQHESPFRLDGKTVLISGAGGGIGRVLVETFRAAGALVVGADRTADPLDALPLARKILFDQSDAGATRAAIAADIAAHGAPDAVIANAGFTRAEHLGQLDDDVWASEMAINLNGAFALVDPIVTAMAERGSGNVVFISSVNALQHLGNPAYSAAKAGLVAYAKAIAVERGAQGVRANVVAPGSVRTPAWDHRLAADPGLLDKVLPHYPLGRLVSPGEVSNAALFLASDAASGVTGVTIPVDAGLTAGNLRFVDDVLRAK; translated from the coding sequence ATGACGCAGCATGAATCCCCCTTCCGTCTCGACGGCAAGACGGTTTTGATTTCCGGCGCCGGCGGCGGTATCGGTCGCGTGCTGGTCGAGACCTTCCGCGCCGCAGGAGCCCTGGTCGTGGGTGCTGATCGTACGGCCGACCCGCTCGATGCCCTGCCGCTGGCCCGCAAAATTCTCTTCGATCAGTCCGATGCCGGGGCCACCCGCGCCGCCATTGCTGCCGACATTGCCGCCCATGGCGCGCCCGATGCGGTCATAGCCAACGCCGGCTTCACCCGTGCCGAGCATCTGGGGCAGCTCGATGACGATGTCTGGGCCAGCGAGATGGCCATAAACCTCAATGGGGCCTTTGCGCTGGTCGATCCCATCGTCACCGCCATGGCCGAGCGCGGCTCGGGCAATGTCGTTTTCATATCCTCGGTCAATGCGCTGCAACATCTGGGCAATCCGGCCTATTCCGCCGCCAAGGCCGGGCTCGTCGCCTATGCCAAGGCCATCGCGGTCGAGCGGGGTGCCCAGGGCGTGCGCGCCAATGTCGTGGCGCCCGGCTCGGTGCGCACCCCGGCCTGGGATCATCGCCTCGCCGCCGATCCCGGCCTGCTCGACAAGGTGCTGCCCCATTACCCGCTCGGCCGCCTCGTCAGCCCAGGCGAGGTTTCCAATGCCGCCCTTTTCCTTGCCTCCGACGCCGCCTCGGGCGTCACCGGCGTGACCATTCCCGTCGATGCCGGCCTCACCGCCGGCAATCTGCGCTTCGTCGATGACGTGTTGAGGGCAAAATGA
- a CDS encoding VOC family protein, producing the protein MTSGIHHVTLITGDVQANVDFYVGFLGLRLVKRTGGYEDARQLHLFYGDHDASPGSLLTFLVWQGGSSGGVGAGQISEVALAVAPGSIGFWIERALRLGVRSDGTGQEFGETVLRLRDPDGIVIKLVSADLPALDMPDGDVPAGHRVRRIRGVTLLTEVQEESVDFLTRSFGFRAERREGPIQRLVSDTGDVLDVRDAAGFWPGAPGTGTADHVALRAADAAEVEAVAADLRRRNSSLTNVHDRNYFTSLYVREPGGVLIEMASDGPGFTLDEPLETLGTTLFMPPETPDPEAMKVMLPQFALPGEERVVYRDLIYKHRFFTPAAPDGTTLVLLHGTGGDETDLMPLAHEAAPDATLLGLRGRSTEDGTRRWFRALGPMIFDQKDVRFESGALEAFFEEARGAYGLDPERMIALGYSNGANLLGAAMILHPGMVRRAVLLRPVMVLDEVPATDLSGITVLIVLGETDAFRPQGERLAEVLGRAGAAVTLRVLAGGHALGAADGPTLADWLG; encoded by the coding sequence ATGACCTCCGGCATCCATCACGTCACGCTCATTACCGGCGATGTGCAGGCCAATGTGGATTTCTATGTCGGCTTTCTGGGCCTGCGGCTGGTCAAGCGCACCGGTGGCTATGAGGATGCGCGGCAGTTGCACCTGTTCTATGGCGATCATGACGCCAGCCCGGGATCGCTGCTGACATTTCTCGTGTGGCAGGGCGGATCGTCGGGCGGCGTGGGTGCCGGGCAGATAAGCGAAGTGGCGCTTGCGGTAGCGCCGGGCTCGATCGGCTTCTGGATCGAGCGGGCCTTGCGCCTGGGGGTGAGGAGCGACGGCACGGGGCAGGAATTCGGCGAGACCGTGCTCCGGCTGCGCGACCCCGACGGGATCGTGATCAAACTGGTGAGCGCGGACCTGCCTGCCCTCGACATGCCGGACGGCGATGTTCCGGCCGGACACAGGGTCAGGCGTATCCGCGGGGTTACCCTGCTGACAGAGGTGCAGGAGGAGAGCGTCGATTTTCTGACGCGATCCTTCGGGTTTCGCGCCGAGCGCCGCGAAGGACCAATCCAGCGGCTGGTATCGGACACAGGCGACGTGCTCGATGTGCGGGATGCGGCTGGGTTCTGGCCGGGAGCACCCGGGACGGGTACGGCAGACCATGTGGCCCTGCGGGCAGCGGATGCGGCAGAAGTAGAAGCGGTGGCGGCGGACCTGCGCCGGCGCAATTCGAGCCTTACCAATGTGCATGACCGCAATTATTTCACCTCCCTCTATGTGCGCGAGCCAGGAGGCGTGCTGATCGAAATGGCCAGCGATGGGCCGGGCTTTACCTTGGACGAACCGCTGGAAACGCTGGGCACGACATTGTTCATGCCGCCGGAGACGCCGGACCCGGAAGCCATGAAGGTGATGCTGCCCCAGTTCGCACTGCCGGGCGAAGAACGCGTGGTTTATCGAGACCTCATCTACAAGCATCGGTTCTTTACGCCGGCGGCGCCTGATGGGACGACGCTGGTACTGCTGCATGGCACGGGCGGGGACGAGACCGACCTGATGCCGCTGGCGCATGAGGCGGCGCCTGATGCAACGCTGCTGGGCCTGCGCGGCCGCAGCACCGAGGACGGCACGCGGCGCTGGTTCCGCGCGCTGGGACCGATGATCTTCGACCAGAAGGACGTGCGGTTCGAATCCGGGGCGCTCGAGGCATTTTTCGAGGAGGCGCGTGGCGCCTATGGGCTCGACCCGGAGCGGATGATCGCCCTGGGCTATTCCAATGGTGCGAACCTGCTCGGCGCGGCCATGATACTGCATCCGGGCATGGTGCGGCGGGCCGTGCTGCTGCGACCGGTCATGGTGCTGGATGAGGTGCCGGCGACCGATCTTAGCGGCATCACGGTTTTGATCGTCCTCGGCGAGACCGATGCCTTCCGCCCGCAGGGCGAAAGGCTGGCCGAGGTGCTGGGCCGGGCCGGCGCGGCTGTAACGCTGCGCGTGCTGGCCGGGGGCCATGCGCTGGGTGCAGCGGATGGGCCGACCCTTGCCGATTGGCTCGGCTAG
- a CDS encoding RidA family protein, whose translation MPIKRYGADKSGAGGQNLPFARAVEAGGWLHVSGQVAMKDGEIVGTGIIEQTHLTIQNVIAILEEAGYGLEHVVRCGVWLDDPRDFWSFNAVYKSYFGEHPPARACVQSHMMVDCKVEIDCVAYKGP comes from the coding sequence ATGCCGATCAAGCGCTATGGTGCCGATAAATCCGGAGCCGGTGGCCAGAACCTGCCTTTCGCGCGCGCCGTCGAGGCCGGCGGCTGGCTGCATGTGTCCGGGCAGGTCGCGATGAAGGATGGCGAGATCGTCGGCACCGGCATCATCGAGCAGACCCACCTCACCATCCAGAATGTCATCGCCATTCTCGAGGAAGCCGGCTACGGCCTCGAACATGTGGTGCGCTGCGGCGTCTGGCTGGACGATCCGCGCGATTTCTGGAGCTTCAACGCGGTCTATAAGTCCTATTTCGGCGAGCATCCGCCGGCCCGCGCCTGCGTCCAGAGCCACATGATGGTCGATTGCAAGGTCGAGATTGACTGCGTCGCCTATAAGGGCCCGTAA
- the mutL gene encoding DNA mismatch repair endonuclease MutL, whose product MPIRQLPEDLINRIAAGEVVERPASVVKELVENSIDAGARRIVITTANGGMDLIRISDDGHGMDRNDLLLSVERHATSKLSADDLDDIRTLGFRGEALASIGSVARLSVASRTQEAESGLVLVVDNGRRSGPMPQAMNRGTVIEVKDIFAQVPARRKFLKGVRAESSAITDVIKRLAMANPDIHFVLEGSDRSTSNWPAVTGEGALAARLGQVMGADFVENAAVLANARHGVVVAGMAGLPTYTRANSLSQFYFVNGRSVRDKVLVGAVRAAYADYVFRDRFPVVALYIAIDPAAVDVNVHPAKAELRFQDQGAVRSAVIRAIGMALAAAGFKASTSVADDILGAFTAPDMAPALPSGGETSPVLERPISTGWGMERAPLHLNRAPGQLSGFTEPSGRVEAVESVTELVDYPLGTARAQMFDNYIIAQNDAGLLLVDQHAAHERLVYERFKAQMASGPVASQAQLIPVIVELPEEDCGRLEEAAPELEAFGLYLDRFGPRAIAVRETPAILGNTDISGLVRDLADGLAEWDSAAALTDRMEAIIARMACHGSVRSGRRLRVDEMNALLRDMEATPHSGQCIHGRPTYVELKKGDIERLFGRSR is encoded by the coding sequence TTGCCCATCCGTCAATTGCCCGAAGACCTGATCAACCGCATTGCCGCCGGCGAAGTGGTCGAGCGGCCGGCCAGCGTGGTCAAGGAACTGGTCGAAAATTCCATCGATGCGGGGGCAAGACGCATCGTCATCACGACTGCCAATGGCGGCATGGACCTGATCCGCATCAGCGACGATGGCCATGGCATGGATCGAAACGATCTGCTGCTGAGCGTGGAGCGGCACGCCACTTCGAAACTCTCCGCCGACGATCTCGATGACATCAGGACGCTGGGGTTCCGGGGCGAGGCGCTGGCCTCGATCGGCTCGGTGGCGCGGCTTTCGGTGGCCTCGCGCACGCAGGAGGCCGAAAGCGGCCTCGTGCTGGTGGTGGACAATGGCCGGCGCAGCGGGCCAATGCCGCAGGCGATGAACCGCGGCACGGTCATCGAGGTGAAGGATATTTTCGCGCAGGTGCCGGCGCGCCGCAAATTCCTCAAGGGCGTGCGGGCCGAGAGCAGCGCCATTACCGATGTGATCAAGCGGCTGGCCATGGCCAATCCTGATATCCACTTCGTGCTGGAGGGGAGCGATCGCAGCACCTCCAACTGGCCGGCAGTGACGGGCGAAGGCGCGCTGGCGGCACGGCTGGGCCAGGTGATGGGCGCCGATTTCGTTGAGAATGCCGCGGTGCTGGCCAATGCGCGCCATGGCGTGGTGGTGGCCGGGATGGCGGGCCTGCCGACCTATACGCGGGCCAATTCGCTCAGCCAGTTCTATTTCGTCAATGGCCGGTCGGTGCGCGACAAGGTGCTGGTGGGTGCGGTGCGCGCCGCCTATGCCGATTATGTGTTCCGCGACCGCTTTCCGGTCGTGGCGCTCTATATCGCCATCGACCCGGCGGCAGTGGACGTCAACGTGCACCCGGCCAAGGCCGAGTTGCGATTCCAGGACCAGGGTGCGGTGCGCAGCGCCGTGATCCGGGCCATCGGCATGGCGCTGGCGGCGGCGGGCTTCAAGGCCTCGACCAGCGTCGCCGACGATATCCTAGGCGCCTTTACCGCGCCTGACATGGCGCCTGCCTTGCCCAGCGGCGGCGAGACTTCCCCAGTGCTGGAGCGGCCAATATCCACGGGCTGGGGCATGGAGCGCGCGCCGCTTCATCTCAACCGGGCGCCTGGGCAACTTTCGGGGTTTACCGAGCCTAGCGGGCGTGTCGAGGCGGTCGAGAGCGTGACGGAGCTGGTGGATTATCCGCTGGGCACGGCGCGGGCGCAGATGTTCGACAATTACATCATTGCCCAGAACGATGCCGGGCTGTTGCTGGTGGACCAGCATGCGGCCCATGAACGGCTGGTCTATGAGCGGTTCAAGGCGCAGATGGCGTCGGGGCCGGTGGCCAGCCAGGCCCAGCTTATTCCGGTGATCGTCGAATTGCCGGAAGAAGATTGCGGGCGACTGGAAGAGGCGGCGCCGGAACTGGAGGCTTTCGGGCTCTATCTCGACCGTTTCGGGCCGCGCGCCATCGCCGTGCGGGAAACGCCGGCTATCCTGGGCAATACCGATATTTCCGGCCTCGTGCGCGACCTGGCCGATGGATTGGCGGAATGGGACAGCGCGGCCGCGCTGACGGACCGGATGGAGGCGATTATCGCACGAATGGCCTGTCACGGGTCTGTACGGTCGGGGCGGCGGTTGCGCGTCGACGAGATGAACGCCCTGCTCCGCGACATGGAAGCGACACCGCATTCGGGCCAGTGCATCCATGGCCGCCCCACCTATGTGGAACTGAAAAAGGGTGACATCGAGCGCCTGTTCGGGAGAAGCCGATGA
- a CDS encoding nucleoside deaminase — MTDPIEKPMDLALRLAEEAAAHGEAPIGAVIVENGRVLAAERNRMQAMGDPTAHAEMLAIRSALAARGTGRLDGCDLYVTLEPCAMCAGAIAHTRLRRVYFAAEDIKAGAVENGVRLFDQPSCHHRPEVIGGLSSARAQALLVAFFKSLR; from the coding sequence ATGACTGACCCAATCGAAAAACCCATGGACCTCGCGCTGCGCCTCGCCGAGGAAGCGGCGGCCCATGGCGAAGCGCCCATCGGCGCGGTGATCGTCGAAAACGGCCGCGTCCTTGCTGCGGAGCGAAACCGCATGCAGGCCATGGGCGACCCGACTGCCCATGCCGAAATGCTGGCGATCCGCAGCGCCTTGGCCGCGCGCGGCACCGGCCGGCTCGATGGCTGCGATCTCTATGTGACGCTCGAGCCCTGCGCCATGTGCGCCGGGGCCATTGCCCATACCCGCCTGCGCCGGGTGTATTTTGCCGCCGAGGACATCAAGGCCGGTGCGGTTGAGAACGGTGTGCGCCTCTTCGACCAGCCCAGTTGCCACCATCGACCGGAAGTGATCGGCGGGCTCTCGTCCGCGCGCGCCCAGGCACTGCTCGTGGCGTTCTTCAAGTCCCTGCGGTAA
- a CDS encoding alpha/beta hydrolase — MTVPPLSRQPILTRRIDAFWDAMAQRFSMPGLLVGSIFFALSLTPSLLPRTEIVQGVLSGCCFAVGYGFGNLGHWLWGFLGLKVPPGRVTRALGMLVALVGLALVVLALSYANTWQNSVRQVMQLPPVDRSQPLVIAAVAIPIASALMVMGWLLVLLVRLVWSWLAPHLPRRAALVLATLLVAIVVGALVNNLFWRSALRAADNFYERLDALVSTDDAAPQEAWKTGSAQSLIDWETIGKDSRIYIQSGPGAADITRVTGRPAIEPLRTYVGLRSAPSVEERAQLALDELLRVGAFERSVLVLIMPVGTGWVDRAGIDTLEYLHAGDVASVAVQYSYLTSALSLLVEPSYGAETAQALFDLVYGYWTALPRDQRPRLYLHGLSLGAMASQNSTTVYDVLGDPFDGALWVGPPFSSSIWGRVTESRQPGTPYWLPRFGNSSAIRFMNQSGGIGWDAVPWGPMRIVFLQYASDPIVFFSFDADWQRPEWFDEPRGPDVSPALNWYPMVTFLQLALDTALSQTAPVGYGHVYSPRDYIDAWYEVTQPPGWTRAQRDALKAAIDPDAYSALPQ, encoded by the coding sequence ATGACTGTACCACCCCTGTCCCGGCAGCCGATACTGACCAGGCGCATCGATGCCTTCTGGGATGCGATGGCGCAGCGTTTCTCCATGCCGGGCCTGTTGGTCGGCTCGATCTTCTTTGCCCTCTCGCTCACCCCCTCGCTGCTTCCCCGCACGGAGATCGTCCAGGGCGTCCTTTCGGGCTGCTGCTTTGCCGTGGGCTATGGCTTCGGCAACCTGGGCCATTGGCTCTGGGGTTTTCTCGGACTCAAGGTGCCGCCTGGGCGGGTGACGCGTGCGCTGGGCATGCTCGTGGCCCTGGTCGGGCTGGCGCTGGTGGTCCTGGCGCTGTCCTATGCCAATACCTGGCAGAATTCGGTGCGCCAGGTCATGCAGCTGCCGCCGGTGGATCGCTCCCAGCCACTCGTGATCGCCGCCGTCGCCATCCCCATCGCCTCGGCTCTGATGGTCATGGGCTGGCTTCTCGTGCTGCTCGTGCGGCTGGTCTGGTCGTGGCTGGCGCCGCATCTGCCGCGCCGGGCGGCCCTGGTCCTTGCCACGCTTCTGGTGGCCATCGTCGTCGGTGCCCTTGTCAATAACCTCTTCTGGCGCAGCGCCCTGCGCGCCGCCGACAATTTCTACGAGCGGCTCGATGCCTTGGTCTCCACCGACGACGCGGCCCCACAGGAAGCCTGGAAGACCGGCAGCGCCCAGTCGCTGATTGACTGGGAGACGATCGGCAAGGATTCGCGCATCTATATCCAGTCCGGCCCCGGCGCTGCCGATATCACGCGCGTCACCGGGCGCCCCGCCATCGAGCCGCTGCGCACCTATGTGGGCCTGCGCTCGGCGCCCAGCGTGGAAGAGCGGGCCCAATTGGCGCTCGACGAATTGCTGCGCGTGGGCGCTTTCGAGCGCTCCGTGCTGGTGCTGATCATGCCCGTCGGTACCGGCTGGGTGGATCGGGCCGGCATCGACACGCTCGAATATCTCCATGCCGGCGACGTCGCCAGCGTCGCGGTGCAATATTCCTATCTCACCAGCGCGCTCTCGCTTCTGGTGGAGCCCAGTTATGGCGCCGAAACCGCTCAGGCCCTGTTCGATCTGGTCTATGGCTATTGGACGGCGCTGCCGCGCGACCAGCGTCCGCGTCTTTATCTGCATGGCCTCAGCCTGGGAGCCATGGCATCGCAGAATTCGACCACCGTCTACGACGTCCTGGGCGATCCCTTCGATGGCGCGCTCTGGGTGGGCCCGCCCTTCTCCAGCAGCATCTGGGGCCGCGTCACCGAAAGCCGCCAGCCCGGCACGCCCTATTGGTTGCCCCGCTTCGGCAATTCCTCCGCCATCCGCTTCATGAACCAGTCCGGCGGCATCGGCTGGGACGCTGTGCCCTGGGGGCCCATGCGCATCGTTTTCCTGCAATATGCCAGCGATCCCATCGTGTTCTTTTCTTTCGATGCGGACTGGCAGCGACCAGAATGGTTCGACGAGCCGCGCGGCCCCGATGTCTCTCCGGCGCTCAATTGGTATCCGATGGTCACGTTCCTGCAATTGGCGCTCGACACGGCCCTGTCGCAAACCGCACCGGTGGGCTATGGACACGTCTATTCGCCGCGCGACTATATCGATGCCTGGTACGAGGTAACCCAGCCGCCGGGATGGACCCGCGCCCAGCGCGATGCGCTCAAGGCGGCGATCGATCCCGATGCCTATTCTGCGTTGCCACAATGA
- a CDS encoding D-TA family PLP-dependent enzyme, with product MSRIADLQTPAVLIDLDIAQVNLQRAQQAADKAGLQLRPHIKTHKLPFFARRQVALGAMGITVQKLGEAEVMADAGLDDLLLTFNIIGAAKLGRLKALHDRVTIRVVADSLACVEGLAATFTDPSRPLGVFVECDTGMGRCGVQSPEAALDLARTIIAAPGLAFAGLMTYPAAGKYAAANHWLAEAKALFDAENIPVPAITTGGTPDIWHMQDASGIATEYRPGTYIYMDRSQVAAGAATFDDCALTVLATVVSRPTEHRAIIDAGSKALTSDLLGLVGHGYVLEYPDARIVGLSEEHGTIDVSDCPEKPQIGDLVRIVPNHCCPVTNLFDQVHLVRADSVLETLQVAARGRVD from the coding sequence ATGAGCAGGATCGCCGATCTCCAGACCCCAGCCGTTTTGATCGACCTCGACATTGCCCAGGTCAATCTCCAGCGTGCCCAGCAGGCGGCGGACAAGGCCGGATTGCAATTGCGCCCCCATATCAAGACCCACAAGCTGCCGTTTTTTGCACGGCGGCAGGTGGCGCTGGGTGCCATGGGCATCACCGTGCAGAAGCTGGGCGAGGCCGAGGTCATGGCCGATGCCGGCCTTGATGATCTTCTCCTCACCTTTAACATCATCGGTGCCGCCAAGCTTGGGCGTCTCAAGGCCCTGCATGATCGCGTCACCATTCGCGTCGTCGCCGACAGCCTGGCCTGCGTCGAGGGCCTCGCTGCAACCTTCACCGATCCGTCCCGTCCGCTGGGCGTTTTCGTCGAATGCGACACCGGCATGGGCCGCTGCGGCGTGCAATCGCCCGAGGCGGCTTTGGATCTGGCCCGAACCATCATTGCCGCGCCGGGCCTCGCCTTTGCGGGGCTCATGACCTATCCGGCCGCCGGAAAATATGCCGCCGCCAATCACTGGCTCGCCGAGGCCAAGGCGCTGTTCGACGCCGAAAACATTCCCGTGCCGGCCATCACCACGGGCGGCACGCCCGATATCTGGCACATGCAGGACGCCTCCGGCATCGCCACCGAATACCGCCCCGGCACCTATATCTACATGGATCGCTCCCAGGTCGCCGCCGGCGCCGCCACATTCGACGATTGCGCGCTCACGGTCCTCGCCACCGTGGTCTCCCGCCCGACGGAACATCGCGCCATTATCGATGCCGGGTCAAAAGCGCTCACCAGCGATCTCCTGGGTCTGGTCGGACACGGCTATGTCCTCGAATACCCCGATGCCAGGATCGTTGGGCTCAGCGAGGAACACGGAACCATCGACGTCTCCGATTGTCCGGAAAAACCGCAGATCGGTGACCTTGTGCGCATCGTTCCCAATCATTGCTGCCCGGTGACCAACCTTTTTGACCAGGTGCACCTGGTGCGCGCTGACAGCGTGCTCGAAACGCTGCAGGTCGCGGCACGGGGCCGGGTGGACTGA